The Metabacillus sediminilitoris genome window below encodes:
- a CDS encoding FixH family protein: MNYKVLSSFIVVFSIILSGCQELDSHKDHTTTETEEVKAPHVDILAKEHVKKGEEVQIGAHVYYGEELVDDAEVQFEIQKGDHSEKIDAKLVDKGTYEINYLFKEDGTYQVTAHTNVKEYHTMPTIDIQVGEGQTAATAEENDEEQPSHNSDHHDSEQEGEHSHHSVNITVEELTTFQLNKVERLTTTIKEGDQPFLDATVRFEIWMEGEEQHNYIDAAESSTKGTYTSSFKFEKAGMYTIVVHVEKGEVHDHIETSVEVQKGP; this comes from the coding sequence TTGAACTATAAAGTATTAAGCAGTTTTATTGTTGTTTTTTCGATTATCCTGAGTGGTTGTCAAGAATTAGATAGCCACAAGGATCATACAACAACAGAAACAGAAGAAGTAAAAGCACCACATGTGGACATTCTTGCGAAGGAGCATGTTAAGAAAGGTGAAGAAGTTCAAATAGGTGCACACGTATATTATGGAGAAGAACTAGTCGATGATGCAGAAGTGCAGTTTGAGATTCAAAAAGGAGATCATTCAGAAAAAATAGATGCCAAGCTGGTTGATAAAGGTACATATGAAATTAACTATTTATTTAAAGAAGATGGAACATATCAAGTTACAGCTCACACTAATGTAAAAGAGTATCATACCATGCCAACAATAGACATTCAGGTTGGGGAAGGACAGACAGCGGCAACAGCTGAAGAGAATGATGAAGAGCAACCTTCTCATAATAGTGACCACCATGACAGTGAACAAGAAGGGGAGCACTCCCATCATAGTGTAAACATAACTGTTGAAGAATTAACTACATTTCAATTGAATAAAGTGGAAAGATTAACTACGACAATTAAAGAAGGGGATCAACCCTTCTTAGATGCGACGGTACGATTTGAAATTTGGATGGAAGGAGAAGAGCAACACAATTATATTGATGCAGCTGAATCATCAACAAAAGGAACGTATACGTCTTCTTTTAAGTTTGAAAAAGCAGGTATGTATACGATTGTCGTTCATGTTGAAAAAGGAGAGGTTCATGACCATATTGAAACTTCAGTCGAAGTTCAGAAGGGGCCATGA
- a CDS encoding DUF2584 domain-containing protein, translating to MGMPVEFNTMIVTKGNEQRIDENIFQVTKEGYRIYPIDIPIEVRKTKAGEIAGEAIVEKLEIGENKTVVTYRLIALNSTN from the coding sequence ATGGGAATGCCTGTTGAATTTAATACGATGATTGTGACAAAAGGTAATGAACAAAGAATTGATGAAAATATTTTTCAAGTCACAAAAGAGGGCTATCGAATCTACCCAATTGACATTCCAATTGAGGTAAGAAAAACAAAAGCAGGAGAAATAGCTGGTGAAGCAATAGTTGAAAAACTGGAAATTGGTGAAAATAAAACAGTTGTAACGTATCGGTTAATTGCTCTTAATTCAACAAATTAA
- a CDS encoding methyl-accepting chemotaxis protein, whose translation MKEHKRVSIKLLFIMIILVLVMTSSIGFFSYYFVKNALEQSQELTFLVWNLIGVIAVISIICMGALYLAISIKLKLLNEMMHNASELAAGCFNKATLKESKDEFGILAASINKISENIYSLVSELKDASYSISTSSHELAVLTEGKRVSNEDVKSALHEISIGSASQASDIESTSHKVSDLQANIMLMTEESSVIMQLTKDSAHAVHSGKDSVNGLQASNRENANMLEQISLGITTLYQSVNQISGIVTTINNISKQTNLLALNASIEAARAGEHGKGFAVVADEVRKLAEETNQATSQIQTMIQNIEKETESTVIVMAQTTEITNGLNKSVQATENEFNRISSSINKIIDETTKLNSEIENVSAHSNVILDSIQNISAVAEQTAASTEEITASIEEQMNSIGTINVSSEKINKLSEKLASTLKKLEIK comes from the coding sequence TTGAAAGAACATAAAAGGGTTTCAATTAAGTTACTTTTTATTATGATCATATTAGTATTAGTTATGACTAGCTCAATTGGATTTTTTAGTTATTACTTTGTCAAAAATGCTTTAGAACAAAGCCAAGAATTGACCTTCTTAGTATGGAATTTGATTGGCGTGATAGCAGTTATTTCAATAATATGTATGGGTGCACTTTATTTGGCTATTTCAATAAAGTTGAAATTACTAAATGAAATGATGCACAATGCCTCTGAATTGGCGGCAGGATGTTTTAATAAAGCTACATTAAAAGAAAGTAAGGATGAATTTGGAATCTTAGCAGCATCAATAAACAAGATTAGTGAAAATATATATTCATTAGTTTCTGAGTTGAAGGATGCTAGTTACTCTATTTCAACATCATCACACGAGCTAGCAGTATTAACTGAGGGAAAGAGAGTTTCAAATGAGGATGTTAAAAGCGCATTACATGAAATTTCAATTGGCTCAGCATCACAGGCTTCAGATATTGAATCAACAAGTCATAAGGTGAGTGATTTACAAGCAAATATCATGTTAATGACAGAAGAAAGTTCTGTGATTATGCAGTTAACCAAGGATTCTGCACATGCTGTTCACTCAGGAAAAGATAGTGTGAACGGGTTACAAGCATCGAATAGAGAGAACGCAAACATGTTAGAACAAATTAGTTTGGGGATTACTACTCTTTATCAAAGTGTGAATCAAATTTCTGGGATTGTGACAACGATTAACAACATTTCAAAGCAGACTAACTTATTAGCACTAAATGCTAGCATAGAGGCTGCAAGAGCTGGTGAACACGGCAAAGGCTTTGCAGTAGTAGCTGATGAGGTAAGAAAGCTTGCAGAGGAAACAAACCAGGCTACGTCACAAATTCAAACGATGATCCAAAATATTGAAAAAGAGACAGAATCAACTGTGATTGTCATGGCTCAGACGACAGAGATAACAAATGGATTAAATAAAAGTGTTCAAGCAACAGAAAATGAATTTAATCGTATATCAAGTTCTATTAATAAAATAATAGATGAGACCACAAAGTTAAATAGCGAGATTGAAAATGTTTCTGCTCATAGTAATGTTATTTTGGATTCGATTCAAAATATCTCAGCAGTGGCAGAACAAACTGCTGCATCTACTGAAGAAATTACTGCATCAATCGAAGAACAAATGAATTCAATTGGAACCATTAATGTTTCTTCTGAAAAAATAAATAAGTTAAGTGAAAAGTTAGCCTCAACATTGAAAAAATTAGAGATT
- a CDS encoding alpha/beta hydrolase family protein, whose protein sequence is MNGEILSKVKYPSPNPNIRLWIVTYFSNNLKVKGLLAEPTASGSYDGFLYLRGGIKNVGMVRVGRIIQFASEGFVVMAPFYRGNQGGEGNEDFAGDDRYDALSCLDLLRQLPNVRSERIHVFGFSRGGVMALLAGILSDHVCSVVTWGGVSDMFLTYVEREDLRRMMKRVIGGTPTKYPTRYVWRTPLYELEKMNAPVLIIHGVKDKNVSVEHAYRLEKRLKELNKPVESWYFEEFTHYFPPKINRETLHRLCTWMKNQ, encoded by the coding sequence ATGAATGGTGAAATCCTTAGTAAAGTTAAATATCCATCCCCAAATCCAAACATACGACTTTGGATTGTCACATACTTTTCGAACAACTTAAAAGTAAAAGGTCTTTTAGCAGAACCGACTGCATCAGGTAGCTATGATGGATTTCTTTACTTAAGAGGCGGAATTAAAAATGTTGGTATGGTAAGGGTAGGAAGAATTATTCAATTCGCCTCAGAAGGCTTTGTTGTTATGGCGCCATTTTATCGAGGCAATCAAGGTGGTGAAGGGAATGAAGATTTTGCTGGAGATGATCGGTATGATGCGCTCTCATGTCTCGACCTCTTAAGGCAACTTCCAAATGTTCGTTCAGAACGTATTCATGTTTTTGGTTTTTCAAGAGGTGGCGTTATGGCATTATTAGCAGGAATTTTGTCTGACCATGTATGCTCTGTTGTGACATGGGGTGGAGTTTCTGATATGTTTTTAACCTATGTTGAGCGAGAAGATTTGCGTAGAATGATGAAAAGAGTAATTGGTGGTACGCCAACAAAATATCCTACTCGCTATGTGTGGCGAACACCTTTATATGAATTAGAGAAAATGAATGCTCCTGTTTTAATTATACACGGTGTGAAAGATAAAAATGTCTCTGTTGAGCATGCTTACAGACTCGAAAAACGATTAAAGGAATTAAATAAACCAGTTGAAAGCTGGTATTTTGAAGAATTTACTCATTATTTCCCTCCGAAAATAAATCGAGAAACATTACATAGGCTTTGTACATGGATGAAAAATCAATAA
- a CDS encoding ABC transporter substrate-binding protein, giving the protein MKKWILLLCLALVVVLPLSACNQNKVETIKLAEVTHSIFYAPLYVAMAEGFFEDEGLNVELTTTWGGDKTMTTLLSDGADIALVGSETSIYVHAQGSKDKVINFAQLTQTDGTFLVSREKIENFEWDQLKGSTFLGQRVGGMPQMVGEFVLKQHGINPHSDLELIQNIDFANIPSAFASGTGDYVQLFEPTASILEKEGTGHIVASFGTESGKVPYTTFMSKESFLKENEDAARKFTSAIYKAQQWVQEKSADEITKSIAPQFKDTDLEIIETVVERYKEQGSFATDPILDEKEWNNLQDIMDEAGELPTRIDHDTLVNTSYAEEVAEN; this is encoded by the coding sequence ATGAAAAAATGGATTTTGTTGCTTTGTCTTGCACTTGTAGTTGTTTTACCACTTTCCGCATGTAATCAAAACAAAGTTGAAACAATTAAGCTTGCTGAGGTGACACACTCAATTTTTTATGCGCCATTATATGTTGCAATGGCCGAAGGATTTTTTGAGGATGAAGGTCTTAATGTCGAATTGACGACAACATGGGGTGGAGATAAAACGATGACTACATTACTTTCAGATGGTGCAGATATTGCTCTAGTTGGCTCTGAAACATCCATTTATGTCCATGCCCAAGGCTCTAAAGATAAAGTTATCAACTTTGCACAATTAACACAAACAGATGGCACTTTTCTAGTTAGTCGTGAAAAAATTGAAAATTTCGAATGGGATCAATTAAAAGGCAGTACATTTTTAGGTCAACGTGTCGGCGGAATGCCACAGATGGTTGGTGAATTTGTTCTGAAACAACACGGTATTAACCCACATTCAGATCTTGAGCTCATTCAAAATATAGACTTTGCAAATATTCCAAGTGCTTTTGCTTCAGGTACTGGTGATTACGTTCAATTATTTGAACCAACAGCAAGCATCTTAGAAAAGGAAGGTACTGGACATATTGTTGCTTCGTTTGGAACGGAATCTGGTAAGGTTCCTTATACAACATTTATGAGTAAAGAAAGCTTTCTAAAAGAAAATGAGGATGCTGCAAGAAAATTTACATCAGCGATTTATAAAGCACAACAATGGGTTCAAGAAAAAAGTGCTGATGAGATTACAAAATCCATTGCACCTCAATTTAAAGATACAGATCTTGAGATTATTGAAACAGTTGTCGAGCGGTATAAGGAACAAGGCTCTTTTGCTACAGACCCAATCCTTGATGAAAAAGAGTGGAATAATCTCCAAGATATTATGGATGAAGCTGGTGAATTACCAACCCGCATTGATCATGACACACTTGTAAATACCTCTTATGCGGAGGAAGTGGCAGAGAATTAA
- the pckA gene encoding phosphoenolpyruvate carboxykinase (ATP), whose protein sequence is MNIVEMSNELAQLVKGENANHNLSVAQLVEKVLERKEGILTSTGAIRATTGAYTGRSPKDKFIVKEQSVKNKIDWGTVNKPISEEAFDKLYSKVISYLKERDEFYIFNGFAGADKRYQLPLQVINEFAWHNLFAQQLFIKENNDSPSTEKPFTIISAPNFKADPEIDGTNSETFIIISFEKRAILIGGTEYAGEMKKSVFSVMNYLLPENNILPMHCSANVGFEGDVALFFGLSGTGKTTLSADPNRRLIGDDEHGWSTSGVFNIEGGCYAKCINLTKEKEPQIFNAIRYGAVLENVVIDDETREADYDDSFYTENTRAAYSLEAIDKVITPSIAGHPQTIVFLTADAFGVLPPISKLSREQAMYHFLSGYTSKLAGTERGITAPEATFSTCFGSPFLPLPATRYANMLGQKIDEHTVQVFLVNTGWTGGEYGVGNRMKLKYTRAMVQAAIEGDLDNIETVKDEVFGLNIPIHVPGVPDDVLQPHLTWSSKEDYLQKASELATKFNNNFKKFAHVSPEIEHLGGPLSK, encoded by the coding sequence ATGAATATTGTGGAGATGTCAAATGAGCTTGCACAGCTTGTTAAAGGTGAAAATGCAAATCACAATTTATCAGTTGCTCAACTTGTAGAAAAGGTGCTTGAGCGCAAGGAAGGAATTTTAACATCAACAGGAGCAATTCGAGCAACTACTGGCGCGTATACTGGTAGATCTCCTAAAGATAAATTTATAGTAAAGGAACAGTCTGTAAAAAATAAAATCGATTGGGGAACTGTTAACAAACCCATTTCAGAGGAAGCATTTGATAAACTTTATAGCAAAGTAATCTCTTACTTAAAAGAACGAGATGAATTTTATATTTTTAATGGTTTTGCAGGTGCAGACAAACGCTATCAATTGCCACTCCAAGTAATCAATGAGTTTGCTTGGCATAATTTATTTGCTCAACAACTTTTTATTAAAGAAAATAATGATTCTCCATCTACTGAAAAGCCTTTTACGATTATCAGTGCACCGAATTTCAAAGCAGATCCTGAGATTGATGGAACAAACTCAGAAACTTTTATTATTATTTCATTTGAAAAAAGAGCAATCTTAATTGGTGGTACTGAGTATGCTGGAGAAATGAAAAAATCTGTCTTTTCAGTCATGAACTATTTATTACCTGAGAATAATATTCTTCCTATGCACTGCTCTGCAAATGTCGGCTTTGAAGGTGACGTTGCATTATTTTTTGGATTATCAGGAACAGGAAAAACAACGCTGTCTGCTGATCCTAACAGACGTTTAATTGGAGACGATGAACACGGTTGGTCTACTTCAGGCGTTTTCAATATTGAAGGCGGTTGCTATGCAAAATGCATCAATTTAACGAAAGAAAAAGAGCCGCAAATATTCAATGCAATTCGTTATGGTGCTGTATTAGAAAACGTTGTGATTGATGATGAAACACGTGAAGCTGATTATGATGATTCATTTTACACTGAAAACACACGTGCAGCATATTCCTTAGAAGCAATTGATAAAGTCATTACACCAAGCATAGCAGGGCATCCGCAAACAATTGTCTTTTTAACAGCTGATGCATTTGGAGTTCTGCCTCCAATCAGTAAATTATCTAGAGAACAAGCTATGTATCACTTTTTGAGTGGCTACACGAGTAAATTAGCAGGAACTGAGCGTGGTATTACAGCGCCAGAAGCTACCTTCTCTACATGCTTTGGTTCACCATTTTTACCTCTGCCAGCAACACGTTATGCAAATATGCTTGGTCAAAAGATTGATGAACATACTGTACAAGTATTTTTAGTTAATACTGGTTGGACCGGCGGTGAATATGGAGTCGGAAATCGAATGAAATTAAAATATACGAGAGCAATGGTTCAAGCTGCAATTGAAGGAGATCTTGATAATATTGAAACAGTGAAGGATGAGGTTTTCGGCCTTAATATTCCTATTCATGTTCCTGGTGTACCTGATGATGTTTTACAGCCGCACCTAACATGGAGCTCAAAAGAAGATTATCTCCAAAAAGCGAGTGAACTAGCAACAAAATTCAATAATAACTTTAAAAAATTCGCACATGTTTCTCCTGAGATCGAGCATTTAGGTGGTCCATTAAGCAAATAA
- the metK gene encoding methionine adenosyltransferase, producing the protein MMTKKRLFTSESVTEGHPDKICDQISDSILDAIIAKDPNARVACETSVTTGLVLVAGEITTSTYVDIPKIVRETIKGIGYTRAKYGFDAETCAVLTSIDEQSADIAMGVDQALEAREGQMSDEEIEAIGAGDQGLMFGFACNETKELMPLPISLAHKLSRRLTEVRKEDILPYLRPDGKTQVTVEYDENNKPVRIDTIVISTQHHPEISTEQIQRNLKEHVINPVVPAELIDENTKYFINPTGRFVIGGPQGDAGLTGRKIIVDTYGGYARHGGGAFSGKDATKVDRSAAYAARYVAKNIVASGLADKCEVQLAYAIGVAQPVSISVDTFGTGKVSEDVLVDVVRNNFDLRPAGIIKMLDLRRPIYKQTAAYGHFGRNDLDLPWERTDKAEALSKEALNK; encoded by the coding sequence ATTATGACTAAAAAACGTCTTTTTACTTCTGAGTCTGTTACAGAAGGCCATCCAGATAAGATTTGTGACCAAATTTCAGATTCAATCCTTGATGCAATTATTGCAAAAGATCCAAATGCTCGTGTAGCGTGTGAAACTTCTGTTACGACAGGATTAGTGCTAGTAGCTGGAGAAATTACAACAAGTACGTATGTTGATATTCCAAAAATTGTTCGTGAAACAATTAAGGGAATCGGCTATACTCGTGCAAAATACGGTTTTGATGCGGAAACTTGCGCAGTATTAACTTCAATCGATGAGCAGTCTGCTGATATCGCAATGGGTGTTGACCAAGCACTTGAAGCTCGTGAAGGCCAGATGTCTGATGAGGAAATTGAAGCAATTGGTGCTGGTGACCAAGGTCTAATGTTTGGATTTGCATGTAATGAAACAAAGGAATTAATGCCACTTCCAATTTCATTAGCACACAAACTTTCTCGCCGCTTAACAGAAGTTCGTAAAGAAGACATTCTTCCATACTTACGTCCTGACGGTAAAACTCAAGTAACTGTAGAATATGATGAAAATAACAAACCAGTTCGTATTGATACGATTGTTATTTCTACACAGCACCACCCAGAAATTTCAACTGAGCAAATTCAACGCAACTTAAAAGAGCATGTTATTAACCCAGTTGTTCCTGCAGAATTAATTGATGAAAATACAAAGTATTTCATTAACCCAACTGGTCGTTTCGTTATCGGTGGACCTCAAGGTGATGCAGGTTTAACAGGACGTAAAATCATCGTTGATACATATGGTGGATATGCGCGTCACGGTGGTGGAGCATTCTCTGGTAAGGATGCAACAAAAGTTGACCGTTCAGCTGCATATGCTGCGCGCTATGTTGCGAAAAATATCGTAGCCTCTGGATTAGCTGATAAATGTGAAGTCCAATTAGCTTATGCGATTGGAGTAGCACAGCCAGTATCGATTTCTGTTGATACATTTGGTACAGGTAAAGTATCTGAAGACGTATTAGTAGACGTTGTACGTAACAACTTTGACTTACGTCCAGCAGGTATTATTAAAATGCTTGATCTACGCCGTCCAATTTACAAGCAAACAGCTGCATATGGACACTTCGGCCGTAACGATCTTGATCTTCCTTGGGAAAGAACAGATAAAGCTGAAGCGTTAAGTAAAGAAGCATTAAATAAATAA